A region from the Antennarius striatus isolate MH-2024 chromosome 24, ASM4005453v1, whole genome shotgun sequence genome encodes:
- the LOC137591251 gene encoding vascular endothelial growth factor C-like isoform X3, which produces MWMPALLLWILNISGLCSGQDYTDYYQTGDMGTEAPDLPDDKPSLETVTSIDELLQLLYPEYSLLQLCMRRKSWHLTYSSSSSPSFPGYLARSSSLSDEDDLWGQPRKEALFKMDGALGVILEEIQRTSCLPREVCVEVAKEYPESTSHFYLPRCVALHRCGGCCANEAHYCTNTSHTLVNKTLMELSPPRMDRSVVMVTFVNHTSCTCLPKRPLHSIIRRAASDHLCSPPDMPCASGSIWDAVNCMCISTETINYSDSEALDSGLLALCGPNRVLDEFTCECVCRNGLTEDSCDPGWKLDHNTCQCQCGGQGEGRPCPAGQRWDEELCGCVCAAECPRNQPLNPDTCLCQCRESPQSCLRQGKRFNSNTCSCYSLPCRKPRPVCQTGFYYSYKVCQCIPNYMRPGWN; this is translated from the exons ATGTGGATGCCTGCTTTGCTCCTATGGATTCTTAATATCAGCGGTTTGTGCTCGGGACAGGATTACACAGACTATTACCAAACCGGAGACATGGGCACTGAG GCTCCAGACCTGCCAGATGACAAGCCGAGTTTGGAGACGGTGACGAGTATCGATgagctcctgcagctcctctacCCAGAATACAGTTTGCTTCAGCTCTGCATGAGGAGGAAGTCGTGGCACCTCAcctactcttcctcctcatctccgTCTTTTCCCGGCTACCTGGCGAGATCTTCCAGCCTGTCCGACGAGGACGACCTTTGGGGTCAGCCGAGGAAGGAGGCTCTGTTCAAAATGGACGGCGCCTTGGGGG TGATCCTAGAGGAGATCCAGCGGACCTCCTGCCTGCCCAGAGAGGTGTGCGTTGAGGTCGCCAAAGAATACCCAGAATCCACCAGTCACTTCTACCTCCCTCGCTGCGTGGCGCTGCACCGGTGCGGTGGATGCTGCGCCAACGAGGCCCATTACTGCACCAACACGAGTCACACGCTCGTCAACAAGACA CTGATGGAGCTGTCCCCACCCAGAATGGACcggtccgtcgtcatggtgacctTTGTCAACCACACTTCGTGTACCTGTCTTCCCAAGCGGCCGCTGCACTCCATCATACGACGAGCCGCGTCGGATCACCT GTGTTCTCCGCCTGACATGCCCTGTGCCTCCGGCTCAATATGGGATGCAGTGAACTGTATGTGCATCTCCACGGAAACCATAAACTACTCGGATTCTG AAGCACTGGATTCGGGTCTGCTGGCTCTTTGCGGACCCAATCGGGTTCTGGACGAGTTCACTTGTGAGTGCGTCTGTCGGAACGGCCTCACCGAGGACAGCTGCGATCCAGGCTGGAAACTGGACCACAACACCT GTCAGTGCCAGTGTGGTGGTCAAGGCGAGGGGAGGCCGTGCCCCGCCGGCCAGCGGTGGGACGAGGAGCTCTGTGGATGTGTGTGCGCCGCCGAGTGCCCCCGGAACCAGCCACTGAACCCCGACACCTGCCTGTGTCAGTGCAGAGAGAGCCCCCAGTCCTGTCTCAGGCAAGGGAAGAGGTTTAACAGCAACACCTGCAG CTGCTATAGTTTGCCTTGCAGGAAGCCCAGACCAGTGTGTCAGACTGGTTTTTACTACAGCTACAAGGTCTGCCAGTGCATCCCCAACTACATGAGGCCAGGGTGGAACTAG
- the LOC137591251 gene encoding vascular endothelial growth factor C-like isoform X2 translates to MQKQQNKELKRICSFFYPHGVCLFVFVCVCVCVCVCVYVRACVFVCVWAGMGRIHFPKITNSSQHVTTHWQWRYSLFIQLKAATLTLSILNRDAPIMLIPTFRNIKGRAASFLCISRESLMSHQPDTKHPICCTFPLRDAESPYVVKIESLPALQAPDLPDDKPSLETVTSIDELLQLLYPEYSLLQLCMRRKSWHLTYSSSSSPSFPGYLARSSSLSDEDDLWGQPRKEALFKMDGALGVILEEIQRTSCLPREVCVEVAKEYPESTSHFYLPRCVALHRCGGCCANEAHYCTNTSHTLVNKTLMELSPPRMDRSVVMVTFVNHTSCTCLPKRPLHSIIRRAASDHLCSPPDMPCASGSIWDAVNCMCISTETINYSDSALDSGLLALCGPNRVLDEFTCECVCRNGLTEDSCDPGWKLDHNTCQCQCGGQGEGRPCPAGQRWDEELCGCVCAAECPRNQPLNPDTCLCQCRESPQSCLRQGKRFNSNTCSCYSLPCRKPRPVCQTGFYYSYKVCQCIPNYMRPGWN, encoded by the exons atgcagaagCAGCAAAACAAAGAACTAAAGAGGATTTGTAGCTTCTTTTACCcacatggtgtgtgtttgtttgtgtttgtgtgtgtgtgtgtatgtgtgtgtgtgtgtgtgtatgtgcgtgcgtgcgtgtttgtgtgtgtgtgggcaggtatggggaggattcattTCCCCAAAATAACTAACAGCAGTCAACATGTCACAACACATTGGCAGTGGAGGTATTCACTGTTTATCCAACTCAAAGCAGCGACGCTTACGCTGTCGATTCTAAATCGTGACGCGCCGATTATGTTGATTCCGACGTTTCGAAACATAAAGGGGAGAGCTGCAAGTTTCTTGTGCATCAGTCGCGAGTCACTCATGAGTCACCAACCAGATACCAAGCATCCGATCTGCTGTACTTTTCCTCTGCGTGACGCTGAGTCGCCATATGTCGTTAAAATCGAATCGCTTCCCGCCCTCCAGGCTCCAGACCTGCCAGATGACAAGCCGAGTTTGGAGACGGTGACGAGTATCGATgagctcctgcagctcctctacCCAGAATACAGTTTGCTTCAGCTCTGCATGAGGAGGAAGTCGTGGCACCTCAcctactcttcctcctcatctccgTCTTTTCCCGGCTACCTGGCGAGATCTTCCAGCCTGTCCGACGAGGACGACCTTTGGGGTCAGCCGAGGAAGGAGGCTCTGTTCAAAATGGACGGCGCCTTGGGGG TGATCCTAGAGGAGATCCAGCGGACCTCCTGCCTGCCCAGAGAGGTGTGCGTTGAGGTCGCCAAAGAATACCCAGAATCCACCAGTCACTTCTACCTCCCTCGCTGCGTGGCGCTGCACCGGTGCGGTGGATGCTGCGCCAACGAGGCCCATTACTGCACCAACACGAGTCACACGCTCGTCAACAAGACA CTGATGGAGCTGTCCCCACCCAGAATGGACcggtccgtcgtcatggtgacctTTGTCAACCACACTTCGTGTACCTGTCTTCCCAAGCGGCCGCTGCACTCCATCATACGACGAGCCGCGTCGGATCACCT GTGTTCTCCGCCTGACATGCCCTGTGCCTCCGGCTCAATATGGGATGCAGTGAACTGTATGTGCATCTCCACGGAAACCATAAACTACTCGGATTCTG CACTGGATTCGGGTCTGCTGGCTCTTTGCGGACCCAATCGGGTTCTGGACGAGTTCACTTGTGAGTGCGTCTGTCGGAACGGCCTCACCGAGGACAGCTGCGATCCAGGCTGGAAACTGGACCACAACACCT GTCAGTGCCAGTGTGGTGGTCAAGGCGAGGGGAGGCCGTGCCCCGCCGGCCAGCGGTGGGACGAGGAGCTCTGTGGATGTGTGTGCGCCGCCGAGTGCCCCCGGAACCAGCCACTGAACCCCGACACCTGCCTGTGTCAGTGCAGAGAGAGCCCCCAGTCCTGTCTCAGGCAAGGGAAGAGGTTTAACAGCAACACCTGCAG CTGCTATAGTTTGCCTTGCAGGAAGCCCAGACCAGTGTGTCAGACTGGTTTTTACTACAGCTACAAGGTCTGCCAGTGCATCCCCAACTACATGAGGCCAGGGTGGAACTAG
- the LOC137591251 gene encoding vascular endothelial growth factor C-like isoform X1: MQKQQNKELKRICSFFYPHGVCLFVFVCVCVCVCVCVYVRACVFVCVWAGMGRIHFPKITNSSQHVTTHWQWRYSLFIQLKAATLTLSILNRDAPIMLIPTFRNIKGRAASFLCISRESLMSHQPDTKHPICCTFPLRDAESPYVVKIESLPALQAPDLPDDKPSLETVTSIDELLQLLYPEYSLLQLCMRRKSWHLTYSSSSSPSFPGYLARSSSLSDEDDLWGQPRKEALFKMDGALGVILEEIQRTSCLPREVCVEVAKEYPESTSHFYLPRCVALHRCGGCCANEAHYCTNTSHTLVNKTLMELSPPRMDRSVVMVTFVNHTSCTCLPKRPLHSIIRRAASDHLCSPPDMPCASGSIWDAVNCMCISTETINYSDSEALDSGLLALCGPNRVLDEFTCECVCRNGLTEDSCDPGWKLDHNTCQCQCGGQGEGRPCPAGQRWDEELCGCVCAAECPRNQPLNPDTCLCQCRESPQSCLRQGKRFNSNTCSCYSLPCRKPRPVCQTGFYYSYKVCQCIPNYMRPGWN; this comes from the exons atgcagaagCAGCAAAACAAAGAACTAAAGAGGATTTGTAGCTTCTTTTACCcacatggtgtgtgtttgtttgtgtttgtgtgtgtgtgtgtatgtgtgtgtgtgtgtgtgtatgtgcgtgcgtgcgtgtttgtgtgtgtgtgggcaggtatggggaggattcattTCCCCAAAATAACTAACAGCAGTCAACATGTCACAACACATTGGCAGTGGAGGTATTCACTGTTTATCCAACTCAAAGCAGCGACGCTTACGCTGTCGATTCTAAATCGTGACGCGCCGATTATGTTGATTCCGACGTTTCGAAACATAAAGGGGAGAGCTGCAAGTTTCTTGTGCATCAGTCGCGAGTCACTCATGAGTCACCAACCAGATACCAAGCATCCGATCTGCTGTACTTTTCCTCTGCGTGACGCTGAGTCGCCATATGTCGTTAAAATCGAATCGCTTCCCGCCCTCCAGGCTCCAGACCTGCCAGATGACAAGCCGAGTTTGGAGACGGTGACGAGTATCGATgagctcctgcagctcctctacCCAGAATACAGTTTGCTTCAGCTCTGCATGAGGAGGAAGTCGTGGCACCTCAcctactcttcctcctcatctccgTCTTTTCCCGGCTACCTGGCGAGATCTTCCAGCCTGTCCGACGAGGACGACCTTTGGGGTCAGCCGAGGAAGGAGGCTCTGTTCAAAATGGACGGCGCCTTGGGGG TGATCCTAGAGGAGATCCAGCGGACCTCCTGCCTGCCCAGAGAGGTGTGCGTTGAGGTCGCCAAAGAATACCCAGAATCCACCAGTCACTTCTACCTCCCTCGCTGCGTGGCGCTGCACCGGTGCGGTGGATGCTGCGCCAACGAGGCCCATTACTGCACCAACACGAGTCACACGCTCGTCAACAAGACA CTGATGGAGCTGTCCCCACCCAGAATGGACcggtccgtcgtcatggtgacctTTGTCAACCACACTTCGTGTACCTGTCTTCCCAAGCGGCCGCTGCACTCCATCATACGACGAGCCGCGTCGGATCACCT GTGTTCTCCGCCTGACATGCCCTGTGCCTCCGGCTCAATATGGGATGCAGTGAACTGTATGTGCATCTCCACGGAAACCATAAACTACTCGGATTCTG AAGCACTGGATTCGGGTCTGCTGGCTCTTTGCGGACCCAATCGGGTTCTGGACGAGTTCACTTGTGAGTGCGTCTGTCGGAACGGCCTCACCGAGGACAGCTGCGATCCAGGCTGGAAACTGGACCACAACACCT GTCAGTGCCAGTGTGGTGGTCAAGGCGAGGGGAGGCCGTGCCCCGCCGGCCAGCGGTGGGACGAGGAGCTCTGTGGATGTGTGTGCGCCGCCGAGTGCCCCCGGAACCAGCCACTGAACCCCGACACCTGCCTGTGTCAGTGCAGAGAGAGCCCCCAGTCCTGTCTCAGGCAAGGGAAGAGGTTTAACAGCAACACCTGCAG CTGCTATAGTTTGCCTTGCAGGAAGCCCAGACCAGTGTGTCAGACTGGTTTTTACTACAGCTACAAGGTCTGCCAGTGCATCCCCAACTACATGAGGCCAGGGTGGAACTAG